The Pongo abelii isolate AG06213 chromosome 11, NHGRI_mPonAbe1-v2.0_pri, whole genome shotgun sequence genome includes a window with the following:
- the SSB gene encoding lupus La protein codes for MAENGDNEKMAALEAKICHQIEYYFGDFNLPRDKFLKEQIKLDEGWVPLEIMIKFNRLNRLTTDFNVIVEALSKSKAELMEISEDKTKIRRSPSKPLPEVTDEYKNDVKNRSVYIKGFPTDATLDDIKEWLEDKGQVLNIQMRRTLHKAFKGSIFVVFDSIESAKKFVETPGQKYKETDLLILFKDDYFAKKNEERKQNKVEAKLRAKQEQEAKQKLEEDAEMKSLEEKIGCLLKFSGDLDDQTCREDLHILFSNHGEIKWIDFVRGAKEGIILFKEKAKEALGKAKDANNGNLQLRNKEVTWEVLEGEVEKEALKKIIEDQQESLNKWKSKGRRFKGKGKGNKAAQPGSGKGKVQFQGKKTKFASDDEHDENGATGPVKRAREETDKEEPASKQQKTENGAGDQ; via the exons ATGGCTGAAAATGGTGATAATGAAAAGATGGCTGCCCTGGAGGCCAAAATCTGTCATCAAATTGAG TATTATTTTGGCGACTTCAATTTGCCACGGGACAAGTTTCTAAAGGAACAGATAAAACTGGATGAAGGCTGGGTACCTTTGGAGataatgataaaattcaacag GTTGAACCGTCTAACAACAGACTTTAATGTAATCGTGGAAGCATTGAGCAAATCCAAGGCAGAACTCATGGAAATCAGTGAAGATAAAACTAAAATCAGAAGGTCTCCAAGCAAACCCCTACCTGAAGTGACTGATGAGTATAAAAATGATGTAAAAAACAGATCTGTTTATATT AAAGGCTTCCCAACTGATGCAACTCTTGATGACATAAAAGAATGGTTAGAAGATAAAGGTCAAGTACTAAATATTCAGATGAGAAGAACATTGCATAAAGCATTTAAG GGATCAATTTTCGTTGTGTttgatagcattgaatctgctAAGAAGTTTGTAGAGACCCCTGGCCAGAAGTACAAAGAAACAGACTTGCTAATACTTTTCAA GGACGATTACTTTgccaaaaaaaatgaagaaagaaaacaaaataaagtggaAGCTAAATTAAGAGCTAAACA ggagcaagaagcaaaacaaaagttAGAAGAAGATGCTGAAATG aaatctcTAGAAGAAAAGATTGGATGCTTGCTGAAATTTTCGGGTGATTTAGATGATCAGACCTGTAGAGAAGATTTACACATACTTTTCTCAAatcatggtgaaataaaatggatagaCTTCGTCAGAGGAGCAAAAGAG GGGATaattctatttaaagaaaaagccaAGGAAGCATTGGGTAAAGCCAAAGATGCAAATAATGGTAACCTACAATTAAGGAACAAAGAAGTGACTTGGGAAGTACTAGAAGGAGAGGTGGAAAAAGAagcactgaaaaaaataatagaagaccAACAAGAATCCCTAAACAAATGGAAGTCAAAAG GTCGTAGatttaaaggaaaaggaaagggtaATAAAGCTGCCCAGCCTGGGTCTGGTAAAGGAAAAGTACAGTTTCAGGGCAAGAAAACGAAATTTGCTAGTGACGATGAACATGATGAAAATGGTGCAACTG GACCTGTGAAAAGAGcaagagaagaaacagacaaagaagAACCTGcatccaaacaacagaaaacagaaaatggtgCTGGAGACCAGTAG